CTCTGCCCCGCCCACGACCCTGACCGTCACGAGGCCGCCCTCGGCGCCGTGCGACAGGGCGTTGTTCACGAGGTTGGTGATGAGCTGGGCGACGCGGTCCGAGTCCCATTCCCCGGAACCCTCTCCCGACGCCTCGAACCGGAGTCGGCTTCCAGGCCTGGCCAGCTCCAGCTCCTCGATGAGCAGCGCCACGAAGCGGTGCATGTCGAAGGCGCTGTACTGGATGGGCAGCCCTCCTCCCAGGCGCGCCTGGGTGAAGTCGAGCAGGCTGCCAATCAAGCGGTGGGCACGCTCGGCCGAAGTGAGGATGCGCCCGACGGTGACGGCATGGCGGGTCCCCAGGTCCTTGCTCCGCAGGAGCAGCGCGGAGGCCATCAGGACGGCGGAGATGGGGGTGCGCAGGTCGTGGCTGACGATTCCGATGAGCTGCTGCTCGAACTCCGCTCGCTCCCGGAGCTGCTGCTCGATGCGCTTGCGCTCGGTGATGTCGCGGGTGACCTTCACGAAGCCCCGGTGGGAGCCGTCCGGGCCCGACAGGGTGCGCAGCGTCACCTCGGCGCAGAAGCGGATTCCGCCCTTCCGGAGCCGGACTCCCTCGCCCTGGTAGACGCCCGTCTCGGCGGCCTGACGCAGCTCCTGCTCGGGCTTCCCCGCCTGGACGTCCTCCGGGGTGAAGAGCATGGAGAAGGGCTGGCCGATGGCCTCCTCGGATGTGTAGCCCTTCACGCGCTGGGCGCCCACGTTCCAGGTGGCGATCCGCCCCTCGGGGTCCACGCGGAAGATGGCGTAGTCCTTGATGTCCTCCATGTGAAGCTCGCCAGCATCTTCATGCAACGGACCAGGCATACGCTCCCCTGTCCGGAGTGCATCCGCCTCGTGTGAGACACCCCGTCACCCAACGGTAAGCACGCCTGGTGGAGGGTGTCGGACCGCTGCGCAGCCTTCAGGCGCGCACGGGCTCCAGCACGGACGTGCAGGCCCGGCACCGCCGCGCTTCCAGGGGAATGGTCTCCCGGCACTCCGGGCACACCCGCGTCGCGGGCGGGGGCGGCGGCGCCTCCTTGCGGCGCCACAGCGCGCCCACCTTCACCACCACGAGGAAGAGCACCAGCGCGATGATGAAGAAGTCCAGGAGGGCGCCCAGCATGTGGCCGAGTCGCAGCTGCAGCGGCGTGAAGGTGGCGTTGCGCCAGTCTCCCCCCGGCAGCACCAGGCCCACCACCGGCATCACCAGGTCCGCGACGACGGCGTTGACGATGGCGGTGAACGCATTGCCGATGACCACGGCCACCGCCAGGTCCACCACGTTGCCCTTGAGGGCGAACTGCTTGAACTCCGAGAGCACGGACATGAGAGCCCCTCCACACG
This genomic window from Pyxidicoccus xibeiensis contains:
- a CDS encoding PAS domain-containing sensor histidine kinase, with the translated sequence MEDIKDYAIFRVDPEGRIATWNVGAQRVKGYTSEEAIGQPFSMLFTPEDVQAGKPEQELRQAAETGVYQGEGVRLRKGGIRFCAEVTLRTLSGPDGSHRGFVKVTRDITERKRIEQQLRERAEFEQQLIGIVSHDLRTPISAVLMASALLLRSKDLGTRHAVTVGRILTSAERAHRLIGSLLDFTQARLGGGLPIQYSAFDMHRFVALLIEELELARPGSRLRFEASGEGSGEWDSDRVAQLITNLVNNALSHGAEGGLVTVRVVGGAEAVMLSVHNRGAPISPQAMSTLFEPMQRDEGAPRTSRSGSIGLGMFIVKHIVQAHGGTLDVESTQAGGTTVTVRLPRHPPPRSAATEAEGSAASM
- the mscL gene encoding large conductance mechanosensitive channel protein MscL; the protein is MSVLSEFKQFALKGNVVDLAVAVVIGNAFTAIVNAVVADLVMPVVGLVLPGGDWRNATFTPLQLRLGHMLGALLDFFIIALVLFLVVVKVGALWRRKEAPPPPPATRVCPECRETIPLEARRCRACTSVLEPVRA